In one Corallococcus sp. EGB genomic region, the following are encoded:
- a CDS encoding ATP-binding protein has product MSSAPIILNVNDDLASRYVTSRVLSLSGFQVLEAGTGAETLSLADEHTDLVILDVRLPDMSGLEVCRRLKASPRTRNVLVLHLSAQAVGPADRAQGLEHGADAYLVAPVDPEELVAQVHALLRLRRAEREVRVLSDRVQQQRRLLELAMSAAADPIALYDGDGTLIYVNQAVAASRGSHHVHVPGRNIDAMRAMDPQLESFAKSLDAARLTGQVQRGRVTLSSDQGPRHFEYTMSPATGPTGAVEAVIATGQDVTELRNAEDFREQFIGILGHDLRNPLNALSMSAQQLLRQGELSDRQRVFTGRILTSAERMERMIRQLLDFARARLGAGLPVVRSRCDLFDVVRGAVDESRASQPHREVLLDLRGDGRGAWDADRLEQVVTNLVSNALKFSPPETPVRVSAEGLEGEAVLRVHNQGSPIPAEQLPHLFTAWRRAGRSDRERGAAGGLGLGLYIMERIVNAHGGTVQVTSTEAQGTTFTVRLPRD; this is encoded by the coding sequence ATGTCCTCCGCGCCCATCATCCTCAACGTCAACGACGACCTGGCCAGCCGCTATGTCACGTCGCGTGTGCTGTCCCTGTCGGGCTTCCAGGTGCTGGAGGCGGGGACGGGTGCGGAGACGCTGTCGCTCGCGGACGAGCACACCGACCTGGTCATCCTGGACGTCCGCCTGCCGGACATGAGCGGCCTGGAGGTGTGCAGGCGCTTGAAGGCCTCCCCGCGCACCCGCAACGTGCTGGTGCTGCACCTGTCCGCGCAGGCGGTGGGCCCCGCGGACCGGGCGCAGGGGCTGGAGCACGGCGCGGACGCGTACCTGGTGGCGCCGGTGGATCCCGAGGAGCTGGTGGCCCAGGTGCACGCGCTGTTGCGCCTGCGCCGCGCCGAGCGCGAGGTGCGCGTCCTCTCCGACCGGGTGCAGCAGCAGCGCCGCCTCCTGGAGCTGGCCATGTCCGCGGCGGCGGACCCCATCGCGCTCTACGACGGCGACGGGACGCTCATCTACGTCAACCAGGCGGTGGCCGCGTCGCGCGGCTCGCACCACGTGCACGTGCCGGGCAGGAACATCGACGCGATGCGCGCGATGGACCCGCAGCTGGAGTCCTTCGCGAAGTCGCTGGATGCGGCGCGGCTCACGGGGCAGGTGCAGCGCGGCCGCGTCACGCTGTCCTCGGACCAGGGCCCCAGGCACTTCGAGTACACGATGTCTCCGGCCACCGGCCCCACGGGCGCGGTGGAGGCGGTCATCGCCACCGGCCAGGACGTCACGGAGCTGCGCAACGCGGAGGACTTCCGCGAGCAGTTCATCGGCATCCTGGGCCACGACCTGCGCAACCCGCTCAACGCGCTGTCCATGTCCGCGCAGCAGCTCCTGCGCCAGGGCGAGCTGTCCGACCGCCAGCGCGTCTTCACCGGGCGCATCCTCACCAGCGCCGAGCGCATGGAGCGGATGATCCGCCAGCTGCTCGACTTCGCGCGGGCGCGGCTGGGCGCGGGGCTGCCGGTGGTGCGCTCGCGGTGCGACCTGTTCGACGTGGTGCGCGGCGCGGTGGACGAGTCGCGCGCCAGCCAGCCCCACCGCGAGGTGCTGCTGGACCTGCGCGGCGACGGGCGCGGCGCGTGGGACGCGGACCGGCTGGAGCAGGTGGTGACCAACCTGGTGTCCAACGCGCTCAAGTTCAGCCCGCCGGAGACGCCCGTGCGCGTGAGCGCGGAGGGGCTGGAGGGCGAGGCCGTGCTGCGCGTGCACAACCAGGGCTCGCCCATCCCGGCGGAGCAGCTGCCGCACCTCTTCACCGCGTGGCGCCGCGCCGGCCGCAGCGACCGGGAGCGCGGTGCGGCCGGAGGGCTGGGGCTGGGGCTCTACATCATGGAGCGCATCGTCAATGCCCACGGCGGCACCGTGCAGGTGACCTCCACGGAGGCCCAGGGCACGACCTTCACGGTGCGGCTGCCGCGAGACTGA
- a CDS encoding DUF2378 family protein: MVPSEKQIFAQSVEALFVRALGPYLTRDGRQKLKAAGLNLSEPLRPHYSLEQWRSFLDIAARDVFPGQALEAAYLELGARYLKGFQQTSVGRASMQLVTHLGPQKTLERVPYNLRAGNNFNEVRVEELTKQDATLWVKDVLADNPFFACGFLAETLRASGAGSPEVKPIAFDGTAATYRLTWSQATAQRPAGTLAPVRRLYG; encoded by the coding sequence ATGGTCCCATCCGAAAAGCAAATCTTCGCCCAGAGCGTGGAAGCCCTCTTCGTGCGTGCGCTGGGGCCCTACCTGACGCGTGACGGACGCCAGAAGCTGAAGGCCGCGGGCCTGAACCTGTCCGAGCCGCTGCGCCCCCACTACTCGCTGGAGCAGTGGCGGTCCTTCCTGGACATCGCCGCGCGGGACGTCTTCCCCGGCCAGGCCCTGGAGGCGGCCTACCTGGAGCTGGGCGCCCGCTACCTGAAGGGCTTCCAGCAGACGTCCGTGGGGCGGGCGAGCATGCAGCTGGTCACGCACCTGGGCCCGCAGAAGACGCTGGAGCGCGTGCCGTACAACCTGCGCGCGGGCAACAACTTCAACGAGGTCCGGGTGGAGGAGCTGACGAAGCAGGACGCCACCCTGTGGGTGAAGGACGTGCTGGCGGACAACCCCTTCTTCGCCTGCGGCTTCCTGGCGGAGACGCTGCGCGCGTCGGGCGCGGGCTCCCCGGAGGTGAAGCCCATCGCCTTCGACGGGACGGCGGCGACGTACCGGCTGACGTGGTCGCAGGCGACGGCGCAGCGGCCCGCGGGCACGCTGGCGCCGGTGCGCCGGCTCTACGGGTAG
- a CDS encoding pirin family protein, whose protein sequence is MSWEEDLQGREPPPSLETLIVPRVRDLGDGFHVRRALPSARRRMVGPFIFLDQMGPADFDPGRGLDVRPHPHIGLSTVTYLFQGEILHRDSLGFVQPIRPGAVNWMTAGQGIAHSERTAPEPRAAGGRLFGIQAWVALPKQHEETAPSFVHHPSDTLPVIDGEGVHLTVIAGQVHGGRSPVRAHSDLFYADAKMEAGSRLKLSTEYEERGLYLVEGTLDVEGTRFQPGELLVFKPGSEIILKAESSARMMLLGGEPMDGPRYLFWNFVSSSKDRLEAAKADWKEGRFAPVPTETEFIPLPPDDPPAPVRYP, encoded by the coding sequence ATGAGCTGGGAAGAAGACCTGCAGGGCCGTGAGCCCCCGCCCTCCCTGGAGACGCTCATCGTCCCGCGCGTGCGCGACCTGGGCGATGGCTTCCACGTGCGCCGCGCCCTGCCCTCCGCGCGCCGACGCATGGTCGGCCCCTTCATCTTCCTGGACCAGATGGGCCCCGCGGACTTCGACCCCGGCCGAGGCCTGGACGTGCGCCCCCATCCGCACATCGGCCTGTCCACCGTCACCTACCTCTTCCAGGGCGAAATCCTCCACCGCGACTCGCTGGGCTTCGTGCAGCCCATCCGCCCTGGCGCCGTGAACTGGATGACCGCCGGCCAGGGCATCGCCCACTCGGAGCGCACCGCCCCCGAGCCCCGCGCCGCCGGCGGCCGCCTCTTCGGCATCCAGGCCTGGGTCGCCCTCCCCAAGCAGCACGAGGAGACCGCTCCCTCCTTCGTCCACCACCCCTCGGACACGCTGCCCGTCATCGACGGCGAGGGCGTCCACCTGACCGTCATCGCGGGCCAGGTGCACGGCGGCAGGTCCCCCGTGCGCGCCCACTCCGACCTCTTCTACGCGGACGCGAAGATGGAGGCGGGCTCCCGCCTGAAGCTCTCCACCGAATACGAGGAGCGGGGCCTCTACCTCGTCGAAGGCACCCTGGACGTGGAGGGCACGCGCTTCCAACCCGGCGAGCTGCTCGTCTTCAAGCCGGGCAGTGAGATCATCCTCAAGGCGGAGTCCTCCGCGCGGATGATGCTCCTGGGCGGCGAGCCCATGGACGGCCCGCGCTACCTCTTCTGGAACTTCGTGTCGTCCTCCAAGGACCGCCTGGAGGCCGCCAAGGCGGACTGGAAGGAGGGCCGCTTCGCCCCCGTGCCCACGGAGACGGAGTTCATCCCCCTGCCGCCGGATGATCCGCCCGCGCCCGTGCGCTACCCGTAG
- a CDS encoding DUF1778 domain-containing protein, translating into MAPKLPTLEEDDPPSTNRQEWTAREAVRVVLLADDFDRLVDALEKPAKPLPRLRELARKKAR; encoded by the coding sequence ATGGCCCCAAAACTTCCAACGCTCGAAGAAGACGACCCGCCCTCCACGAACCGGCAGGAATGGACAGCACGCGAGGCAGTCCGAGTCGTGCTGCTTGCCGATGATTTCGACCGGCTCGTGGACGCGTTGGAGAAGCCAGCGAAGCCCCTGCCCCGGTTGCGGGAGCTTGCGCGCAAGAAAGCTCGCTGA
- a CDS encoding DEAD/DEAH box helicase, protein MSPQIALAFTSESAAHPALAAFHPVVRRWFASRLGEPTRPQIEGWPLIHAGHDVLIAAPTGSGKTLTAFLAALDSLFRLALDGTLSDHTHVLYVSPLKALGNDVQKNLLQPLEELMTLAREEGYEPQQLRVQVRTGDTPAGERAQMVRRPPHILITTPESLYLYLTAERARATLRHVRTVIVDEIHALARDKRGSHFALSMERLKALTDVRPQLLGLSATQKPLDAIAGFLTGASLTECKRVEVGHQRPWDLTVEIPDAELSSIASHEMWGQVYDRLIQLSSEHRTTLIFVNTRKMSERVAHDLGERLGQQWVAAHHGSMSREMRLSAEERLKAGQLRVMVATASLELGIDVGNVDLVVQLGTTKAISVLLQRVGRAGHHKAGISKGILFAMTRDELVECVALLNAVREGDLDAVRIPKKPLDVLAQQIVAACACEEWDERALFSVFQRAYPYQDLTWEEYQQVLEMLSEGVAERRGRGSIHLHRDRVNQRLKGRRGVRITALTNGGAIPDTFNFAVMAQPEGKVVGTLDEDFAVESSPGDIFLLGSTAWRIQRVMGATVMVEDAKGAPPNVPFWRGEAPGRTDELSLQVGRLREELLRHDDPAGFLEKLLRVPPPAVDALLGYLRLGRKMLGDVVPSHKQIVAERFFDEAGGMQLIIHAPFGSRINRAWGMALRKRFCRSFDFELQAAATEDGILLSLGEQHSFPLADIFDFLHPDNVEEVLVQAILQSPIFGTRFRWVASRALTLYRVMGGKRVAPNLQRARSEDLLAAVFPAQVGCQDNHGGADVELPDHPLVKQTMDDCLREAMDIEGLREVLRRMKDGRIQLVARDVPEPSVFAHALINSQPYTFLDDAPAEERRVRNVALRRAMPAEDAAAFGALDANAIRQVVEDAAPPMRDEDELHDALLQLVLVRASEVPRGLEVGLFKQGRVAWLEREGGRFLVSAERGNAVRALFPDAQTQPVLPVLEYDRPVERDAAVLQVVRGRMEMVGPTTVVELARLTLLDPDDINLALHNLESQGSVLRGQFRAQDDVPVPRDADGSPVLEWCDRRLLQRIHRLTVGRLRREIEPLSPQDFMRFLFRWHHLEDVDALRGSTGLLKAVRLLQGYEAPASAWERFLLPARMRGYTPDLMERACYAGEVAWGRVTLKDPPKPPGPRRGAPVEAPEPVVAKRSSPTRNAPLTFTVREDLEWMLAAARPHAVLADGGVWMPPDLSAAAKDVVGVLERRGACFFQDLVTRARRLPAEVEDALWELVAKGLVTADAVQNLRILQSPAHRKRQKLLNRGGPGRWSLLAPSEPKSQEEVTESLAKLFLQRYGIVWRDLVMRESLAPTWRDLLFVYRRMEARGELRGGRFVSGFVGEQFALPEAVDMARAVRRAPPSGMRVQLSGVDPLNLTGVVTPGPRVAALPNNVVTYVDGIPQGVDAVEDASENEDAEVDGTLAQVN, encoded by the coding sequence ATGTCCCCTCAAATCGCCCTCGCCTTCACGTCGGAGTCCGCGGCCCATCCGGCGCTCGCCGCCTTCCATCCGGTGGTGCGGCGCTGGTTCGCCTCTCGCCTGGGCGAACCCACCCGTCCGCAGATTGAAGGCTGGCCCCTCATCCACGCGGGCCATGACGTGCTCATCGCCGCGCCCACCGGCAGCGGCAAGACGCTCACCGCGTTCCTCGCCGCGCTGGACTCGCTGTTCCGCCTGGCGCTCGACGGCACGCTCTCCGACCACACCCACGTCCTCTACGTGTCGCCCCTGAAGGCCCTGGGCAACGACGTGCAGAAGAACCTCCTCCAGCCGCTGGAGGAGCTGATGACCCTGGCGCGTGAGGAGGGCTACGAACCGCAGCAACTTCGCGTCCAGGTGCGCACCGGCGACACGCCCGCCGGCGAGCGCGCCCAGATGGTGCGCCGCCCGCCGCACATCCTCATCACCACGCCGGAATCCCTCTACCTCTACCTCACCGCCGAGCGCGCCCGCGCCACCCTGCGCCACGTGCGCACGGTCATCGTGGACGAAATCCACGCACTCGCCCGCGACAAGCGCGGCAGCCACTTCGCGCTGTCCATGGAGCGCCTCAAGGCACTCACCGACGTGCGCCCCCAGCTCTTGGGCCTGTCCGCCACGCAGAAGCCGCTGGACGCCATCGCGGGCTTCCTCACCGGCGCGTCCCTCACCGAGTGCAAGCGCGTGGAGGTGGGCCACCAGCGCCCATGGGACCTCACGGTCGAGATCCCCGACGCGGAGCTGTCCTCCATCGCGAGCCACGAGATGTGGGGGCAGGTCTATGACCGGCTGATCCAGCTCTCCAGCGAGCACCGCACCACGCTCATCTTCGTCAACACGCGCAAGATGTCCGAGCGCGTGGCGCACGACCTGGGCGAGCGCCTGGGCCAGCAGTGGGTGGCCGCGCACCACGGCAGCATGTCCCGCGAGATGCGCCTGTCCGCCGAGGAGCGCCTCAAGGCTGGCCAGCTCCGCGTGATGGTCGCCACCGCGTCGCTGGAGCTGGGCATTGACGTGGGCAACGTGGACCTGGTCGTGCAGTTGGGCACCACCAAGGCCATCTCCGTGCTGCTCCAGCGCGTGGGCCGCGCGGGCCACCACAAGGCCGGCATCTCCAAGGGCATCCTCTTCGCGATGACGCGCGACGAGCTGGTGGAGTGCGTCGCGCTCCTCAACGCCGTGCGCGAGGGCGACCTGGACGCGGTCCGCATCCCCAAGAAGCCGCTGGACGTGCTCGCGCAGCAAATTGTCGCCGCGTGCGCGTGCGAGGAATGGGACGAGCGCGCCCTCTTCAGCGTCTTCCAGCGCGCGTACCCGTATCAGGACCTCACCTGGGAGGAGTACCAGCAGGTGCTGGAGATGCTCTCCGAAGGCGTCGCCGAGCGCCGCGGCCGGGGCAGCATCCACCTGCACCGGGACCGGGTGAACCAGCGGCTCAAGGGGCGCCGGGGCGTGCGCATCACCGCGCTCACCAACGGCGGCGCCATCCCGGACACGTTCAACTTCGCCGTCATGGCCCAGCCCGAGGGCAAGGTGGTGGGCACGCTGGACGAGGACTTCGCGGTGGAGTCCTCGCCCGGGGACATCTTCCTGTTGGGCAGCACCGCGTGGCGCATCCAGCGCGTGATGGGCGCCACCGTGATGGTGGAGGACGCGAAGGGCGCGCCGCCCAACGTGCCCTTCTGGCGCGGCGAGGCGCCGGGCCGCACGGATGAGCTGAGCCTCCAGGTGGGCCGCCTGCGCGAGGAGCTCCTGCGCCACGACGACCCCGCGGGCTTCCTGGAGAAGCTCTTGCGCGTGCCGCCGCCCGCGGTGGACGCGCTGCTGGGCTACCTGCGGCTGGGCCGGAAGATGCTGGGCGACGTGGTGCCCAGCCACAAGCAGATCGTCGCCGAGCGCTTCTTCGACGAAGCGGGCGGCATGCAGCTGATCATCCACGCGCCGTTCGGCAGCCGCATCAACCGCGCGTGGGGCATGGCGCTGCGCAAGCGCTTCTGCCGCTCGTTCGACTTCGAGTTGCAGGCGGCGGCGACGGAGGACGGCATCCTCTTGAGCCTGGGGGAGCAGCACTCGTTCCCGCTGGCGGACATCTTCGACTTCCTGCATCCGGACAACGTGGAGGAGGTGCTGGTGCAGGCCATCCTCCAGTCGCCCATCTTCGGCACGCGCTTCCGCTGGGTGGCGTCGCGAGCGCTGACGCTGTACCGGGTGATGGGGGGCAAGCGCGTGGCGCCGAACCTCCAGCGCGCGCGCAGCGAGGACCTGCTGGCGGCGGTGTTCCCCGCGCAGGTGGGCTGCCAGGACAACCATGGCGGCGCGGACGTGGAGCTGCCGGACCATCCGCTGGTGAAGCAGACGATGGACGACTGTCTGCGCGAGGCGATGGACATCGAAGGGCTGCGCGAGGTGCTCCGGCGCATGAAGGACGGGCGCATCCAACTGGTCGCGCGAGACGTCCCGGAGCCGAGCGTCTTCGCGCACGCGCTCATCAACAGCCAGCCCTACACCTTCCTGGACGACGCGCCGGCCGAGGAGCGCCGCGTGCGCAACGTGGCCCTGCGCCGCGCGATGCCGGCCGAGGACGCGGCGGCGTTCGGAGCGCTGGACGCGAACGCCATCCGGCAGGTGGTGGAGGACGCGGCGCCGCCGATGCGCGACGAGGACGAGCTGCACGACGCGCTCCTCCAGCTCGTGCTGGTGCGAGCGTCGGAGGTGCCGCGAGGCCTGGAGGTGGGGCTCTTCAAGCAGGGCCGCGTGGCCTGGCTGGAGCGCGAGGGTGGGCGGTTCCTGGTATCAGCGGAGCGTGGCAACGCGGTGCGAGCGCTCTTCCCGGACGCTCAGACGCAGCCGGTACTGCCGGTGCTGGAGTACGACCGGCCGGTGGAGCGCGACGCGGCGGTGCTCCAGGTGGTGCGCGGGCGGATGGAGATGGTGGGGCCCACCACGGTGGTGGAGCTGGCGCGGCTCACGCTGTTGGATCCGGACGACATCAACCTGGCGCTGCACAACCTGGAGAGCCAGGGCAGCGTGCTGCGAGGCCAGTTCCGCGCGCAGGACGACGTGCCGGTGCCTCGGGACGCGGACGGGAGCCCGGTGCTGGAGTGGTGTGACAGGCGTCTGCTCCAGCGCATCCACCGGCTGACGGTGGGGCGTCTGCGCCGCGAGATTGAACCGCTGAGCCCGCAGGACTTCATGCGCTTCCTCTTCCGGTGGCACCACCTGGAGGACGTGGACGCGCTGCGGGGCTCCACGGGATTGCTCAAGGCGGTACGGCTGCTTCAGGGGTACGAAGCGCCGGCCTCCGCGTGGGAGCGTTTCCTGCTGCCCGCGCGCATGCGGGGCTACACGCCGGACCTGATGGAGCGTGCCTGCTACGCGGGCGAGGTGGCGTGGGGGCGGGTGACGCTGAAGGATCCGCCGAAGCCCCCGGGGCCGCGCCGGGGCGCGCCGGTGGAGGCGCCGGAGCCGGTGGTGGCGAAGCGCTCATCCCCGACGCGCAACGCGCCGTTGACGTTCACGGTGCGCGAGGACCTGGAGTGGATGCTGGCGGCGGCGCGTCCGCACGCGGTGTTGGCGGACGGGGGCGTGTGGATGCCGCCGGACCTGAGCGCGGCGGCGAAGGACGTGGTGGGCGTGCTGGAGCGGCGGGGCGCGTGCTTCTTCCAGGACCTGGTGACGCGGGCGAGGCGGCTGCCGGCGGAGGTGGAGGACGCGCTGTGGGAGCTGGTGGCGAAGGGGCTCGTCACGGCGGACGCGGTGCAGAACCTGCGCATCCTGCAGAGCCCGGCGCACCGCAAGCGGCAGAAGCTGCTCAACCGGGGCGGGCCGGGCCGCTGGAGCCTGCTGGCGCCGTCGGAGCCGAAGTCGCAGGAGGAGGTGACGGAGTCGCTGGCGAAGCTGTTCCTCCAGCGCTACGGCATCGTCTGGCGCGACCTGGTGATGCGCGAATCATTGGCGCCCACGTGGAGAGACCTGTTGTTCGTCTACCGGCGCATGGAGGCGCGGGGCGAGCTGCGAGGAGGGCGCTTCGTGTCGGGCTTCGTGGGTGAGCAGTTCGCGCTGCCGGAAGCCGTGGACATGGCGCGAGCGGTGCGACGCGCGCCTCCGTCAGGCATGCGCGTCCAATTGTCCGGAGTGGATCCGCTGAACCTCACGGGCGTGGTGACGCCGGGCCCGCGCGTGGCCGCGCTGCCGAACAACGTCGTCACCTACGTGGATGGGATTCCGCAGGGCGTGGACGCAGTGGAGGACGCGTCGGAGAACGAGGACGCGGAAGTCGATGGAACGCTTGCGCAGGTGAACTGA
- a CDS encoding IS66 family transposase, which translates to MPRVLPLDHHCPWREEAEELKAEVSRIGGEVDALKGQLAALQRHVFGQRAEKLPTVAAELRGDADSTAARAEAAKQKRQERAARKAEEAPAREIRHAVPAEERHCPACGGEDLKPLGKGRTSVVYEYVPARFEKQVHVQEVLACACGRGVVTAPPPARVVDRGEYGPGFLSHVVTSKCADAMPLHRLAQRVERSGVPMSRSTLTDLFHQAASVLLPLSQHLLQCIASADVVWADETPMRVLDVKKTRQGYLWTFLTQTPTGEWLIGYRFSLGRASTTPKDVLGGTRGALVVDAYTGYNAVTPPEGRVRVGCWAHVRRRFFEALPTAPEAREALDFILALYRVEALARDAGVVRTDAHQALRQQQSLPVLTALRAWMESQAPRHLPRGPMGQALSYALKQWDALTRFSSDARLPLDNNRSEAALRKAALGRKNFLFVGHEAAGANLAGLYALVATCEANQVNPEAYLADVLLRVQTHPNARIGELLPHEWMRRRTADPPASPLQPSP; encoded by the coding sequence GTGCCCAGAGTCCTCCCTCTCGACCACCATTGCCCCTGGCGCGAGGAAGCCGAGGAGCTCAAGGCCGAGGTGAGCCGCATTGGCGGGGAGGTGGACGCCCTCAAGGGGCAGCTTGCGGCCCTGCAGCGCCACGTCTTCGGCCAAAGGGCGGAGAAGCTGCCGACGGTGGCGGCTGAGTTGCGAGGGGACGCGGATTCGACGGCGGCCCGGGCCGAGGCGGCGAAGCAGAAGCGGCAAGAGAGGGCCGCGCGCAAGGCCGAGGAGGCCCCGGCGCGAGAGATTCGCCACGCGGTTCCCGCCGAGGAGCGCCACTGCCCGGCGTGCGGCGGCGAGGACTTGAAGCCGCTGGGAAAGGGCCGCACCTCGGTGGTGTACGAGTACGTGCCCGCCCGCTTCGAGAAGCAGGTGCACGTGCAGGAGGTGCTGGCGTGCGCGTGCGGCCGGGGCGTCGTCACCGCCCCGCCTCCGGCCCGGGTGGTGGACAGGGGCGAGTACGGCCCGGGCTTCCTCTCCCACGTGGTGACGTCGAAGTGCGCGGACGCCATGCCCTTGCACCGACTCGCCCAGCGGGTGGAGAGAAGCGGCGTGCCCATGAGTCGCAGCACGCTGACGGACCTCTTCCACCAGGCCGCCTCGGTGCTGCTGCCTCTTTCGCAGCACCTCCTGCAGTGCATTGCGTCCGCGGACGTGGTGTGGGCCGACGAGACGCCCATGCGCGTGCTGGACGTGAAGAAGACACGCCAGGGCTACCTCTGGACCTTCCTCACCCAGACGCCCACGGGCGAGTGGCTCATCGGCTACCGCTTCAGCCTCGGCCGGGCCAGCACGACGCCCAAGGACGTGCTGGGCGGCACCCGGGGCGCCCTCGTCGTGGATGCCTATACCGGCTACAACGCGGTGACGCCGCCCGAAGGGCGCGTCCGCGTCGGGTGTTGGGCGCATGTGCGGCGCCGCTTCTTCGAGGCGCTGCCCACCGCGCCCGAGGCCCGCGAGGCCTTGGACTTCATTCTGGCCCTCTACCGGGTGGAGGCGCTGGCTCGCGACGCGGGCGTCGTGCGCACGGACGCGCACCAAGCGCTGCGCCAGCAGCAAAGTCTCCCCGTCCTCACTGCGCTGCGTGCGTGGATGGAATCCCAGGCCCCACGCCACCTGCCCAGGGGCCCCATGGGCCAGGCCCTCTCCTACGCGCTGAAGCAGTGGGACGCCCTGACGCGCTTCTCTTCCGACGCGCGTCTGCCCTTGGACAACAACCGAAGCGAGGCCGCGCTGCGCAAGGCCGCCCTGGGCCGCAAGAATTTCCTCTTCGTCGGCCATGAGGCCGCGGGCGCGAACCTCGCGGGCCTCTACGCCCTCGTCGCCACCTGCGAGGCCAACCAGGTCAACCCCGAGGCGTACCTCGCGGATGTCCTGCTGCGGGTGCAGACGCACCCGAATGCGCGCATCGGTGAACTGCTACCCCACGAGTGGATGCGGCGACGCACCGCCGACCCGCCCGCTTCGCCCCTCCAGCCCAGTCCCTGA
- the tnpB gene encoding IS66 family insertion sequence element accessory protein TnpB (TnpB, as the term is used for proteins encoded by IS66 family insertion elements, is considered an accessory protein, since TnpC, encoded by a neighboring gene, is a DDE family transposase.): MFALPASVRVVLAVEPVDMRKSIDGLMALVRGAWGEDVYSGHLFAFVSRRGDRIKVLTWSRGGFVLLYKRLEAGRFRLPPVDAGAQAVHLDATQLAMLLDGIDVAQVRRQPAWTPPGRTGS, translated from the coding sequence GTGTTCGCCCTGCCGGCCTCGGTGCGCGTGGTGCTGGCGGTGGAGCCGGTGGACATGCGCAAGTCGATTGATGGCCTCATGGCGCTGGTGCGCGGTGCATGGGGAGAGGACGTCTACTCGGGCCACCTCTTCGCCTTTGTCTCCAGGCGGGGTGACCGCATCAAGGTGCTGACGTGGAGCCGGGGCGGCTTCGTGCTGCTGTACAAACGGCTGGAGGCGGGCCGCTTCCGGCTGCCGCCGGTGGACGCGGGCGCGCAGGCGGTGCACCTGGACGCCACGCAGTTGGCGATGCTGCTGGACGGCATCGACGTGGCCCAGGTGAGGCGCCAGCCCGCCTGGACGCCTCCCGGGCGCACGGGCAGCTGA
- a CDS encoding IS66 family insertion sequence element accessory protein TnpB has translation MSKPVGKPEWARVAEAFEASGLTQKAFSAQRGVRLSTLQSWVYRARRAATSRAEPVRLLPVQVARSPSATESLLEVVAASGARVRFAVGTDVGYVARLVAALGR, from the coding sequence ATGTCGAAGCCAGTGGGGAAGCCGGAGTGGGCGCGCGTCGCGGAAGCGTTCGAGGCGAGCGGGCTTACGCAGAAGGCTTTCTCAGCGCAGCGAGGCGTGAGGCTGAGCACGTTGCAGTCGTGGGTGTACCGGGCACGACGTGCCGCGACGAGCCGAGCCGAGCCGGTGAGACTCTTGCCGGTGCAGGTGGCGAGGAGTCCCTCGGCGACGGAGTCCCTGCTGGAAGTGGTGGCCGCGAGCGGGGCGCGGGTGCGATTCGCCGTGGGCACCGACGTCGGCTACGTGGCCCGGCTCGTCGCGGCGCTGGGGCGGTGA